TGTCCCACCGGGAGAGGCAACCCTTGTTATCCACTCCTCTGGGTTTCCACCAAGTTTCTTGAGTAGCTCACAAGAGCCAAGCACCATGTCTATGGCTATAGCCTTTGCCTTCTCATAGGAAAACCCCTCAAGCACGCCAGCAAGAGAAAGAGCGTGAATAAAGCTAAAGACAAAGGCAGGACCAGAACCTGCAAGAGCGGTAAAGGCGTCAAAAAGGCTTTCCTCAAGCTCATAAAGACTTCCACAGTGAGAAAAAAGAGATATGAACTTTTCCCTTTCACTTTCTTCTATAGCCTCACCACAAACAAAGGCTATAACCGCCTTTCCTACAAGAGCGTTTATGTTTGGCATAAGCCTTATGACCCTTGAAGTTTCAGAAAGCTCCTTTATTTTCTCAAGAGAAAGCCCAGCCACAAGACTTATGAGAACCTTTCGGTCAAGCTTTCCTCTAAGACTCTCTAAGAGCCTTTCCACATCCTTTGGCTTTACCGCCACCAAAAGCCAGTGGGAGTTCCTTAGGAGAAACTCAAGGTCAGAAGCAACCCCAAAACCTTCAGAAAGTGCCTTTGACCTTTTCTCCTCGCTCACATCGTATACAAGCACCTCCACATGACCTTTTAGAGCCTTAGCAAAGCTCTCTCCCATATTGCCGTAGCCTATAATTCCCAGCACCATGCCTATCTCCTAAGGATTATAATAACCCAAGCAGATGAACCTTAGAGAGCTTTACATTTCTTAGAAGTCAAGTCCGATGACGAGATAGGCAAGCTGGCAGAATCCTTTGAGAGGATGAGGGTTAGCATAAAGAAGGTTATGGACCTACTTAAGTGATATAATTAGCAAAATGCGTTGGAGTAGGTATTTTTGGTATACTTCAAAGGAAGACCCGGCGGATACGGAAGCACCCTCGCATAAACTGCTCCTTAAGGCTGGCTTTATCAAGCAGGTTTCTGCAGGCATATATGAGCTTACTCCACCCGGTGTAAGAGTTTTAAGAAAGATAGAAAACATAGTTCGCAAGGAAATGGACAGGAGCGGAGCTCAGGAGGTTTTGCTTACCGTATTGAACCCAGCAGAGCTTTGGAAGGAAACGGGAAGGTGGGACTTATATGGTAGGGAGCTCTTTACTCTAAAAGACAGGAACGGCAGAGAATACTGCCTTGGACCAACCCATGAGGAGGAAATAACAGACCTTGTTAGGTCCTTCGTAAACTCATACAGACAACTTCCTGTGGTTCTTTACCAGATACAGGTCAAGTTCAGAGATGAAAAAAGACCTCGCTTTGGTCTTATAAGGGGAAGGGAGTTTATCATGAAAGACGCCTACTCCTTTGACCCAGATGAGTTTTCCGCTATGATGTCTTACGAAAGCATGAAGTTTGCCTACGATAGGATATTTAAAAAACTCAGGCTAAAGACACTGCTCGTGGAAGCAAGCGTAGGAGCTATAGGTGGCATAAGCTCTCATGAGTTTGTTGCTCTAACCCCATACGGAGAGGCAAGGGTTGCTTACTGTGAAAGCTGTGGCTATGGAGCAAACGCAGAAATAGTAAGACTTTCCAAGCCTCAAGAGGAGGAAGAAGAGCCTTTACCTTTAAAGGAAGTTCATACGCCAAACACAGACACCATTGAAAAGCTCTCCTCTTTCCTCGGAGTGCCTGCAAGGAAGATAGTAAAGGCGGTGCTTTATATGGTAAATGGAAAAGAGCCAGTTATGTTCCTTATAAGGGGAGACAGGAACATAGACGAGAATAAGGTGGAGGCTGTTTTGGGAACGGAGAATTTTAGGCTCGCAGAGGAGGAAGAGGTCAAAAATCTTTTGAAAACCAGCAAGGGCTTTATAGGACCCTTTAACCTTCCACCTCAGATAAAGGTCTACTGGGACAACTCTACCTACGGACTAAAGAACGTGGTAATAGCCTTTAATAAGCCAGATTATCATTACATAAACGCCAACCCAGGGAGAGACTTCCAATACGGAGAATTTGTGGATGTGTGTCAGGTAGAAGAAGGCGACCCATGTCCTAAGTGTGGCTCTCCCCTTAAGGTAAGCAAAGGTCTTGAGCTGGGACATATATTCCTTCTTGGGACACGGTATTCTGAGCCTATGAGAGCCTACTACACAGACCCCACAGGACAAGAAAAACCCATCATAATGGGTTGCTACGGTATAGGCATTTCAAGGTGCATCTCTGCAATCGTGGAGCAGTATCACGATGAAAAGGGAATAAAGTGGCCCACGTCGGTTGCACCCTTTGAGCTTGACATAATATGCATAAACATGGAAGACCAAGAGCAAAAGGCGGTGGCGGAAAACCTATATATGCTGGCACAGGAACATGGTATAGAAACCATATACGACGATAGAGACCAAAGCCCAGGCTTTAAGTTTGCGGATGCGGACTTGTGCGGATTTCCATACAGGATAGTGGTAGGCAGAAAGGTAAAGGAAGGCAAGGTGGAACTCCAAAATAGGCACACAGGAGAAAGGTGGGATGTGGAAATAGACAAGGCTGTGGAGACTGTAAGGGATTTGGTAAACAGGGATAAGAATCTTCCATAGTATTGGAAACTCTTGACAAATATAGAAGTTCAGTTTATGTTTTTGTTTACTTAGGCAAGATGTATATAAAGGGGTTTGAATGCAGACTCTGTGGCAAAAGAGGGGGTCTATCTTGGGTTTAAGACCTATCAATGCGAAAAAGAAAGTTCCTGTGGCATTGATAAAAAGACACCTTGAGAAACTAAAAGGCTATAATAGTGCTTCCTTGGAAGTTTTGAAGGGTAATCCTTATTACAGGGATTGTTTGGTTCATTTCCTAAACCCTGCAATGGTAGGAATAAATTTCTATTAAAGGGAGGACTATAGAGATGCCAAGGTTTAAGTATAGAGCCTTTGACGACACGGGGAACTTTGTGGAGAGTGAGGTAAATTATCCAAGTCAAGAAGCTTTGATAGCGGACCTACAACAGAGGGGTTTGAGTATCATAGAAGTAGTAGCAGTTGATAAGGAAGAGGTCAAGAGAGGACTAACCTTTAAACTTCCAATAGGTGGTAGGGTAAGCGATAGAGACCTTTCCATATTTTGCAGGCAACTTGGAACAATGATAAACGCAGGACTTAGCATAGTAGATGCTCTTAACATATTGGGAGACCAATTACCCAACAAAAAACTTGCAGAAGCCAGTAAAAAGGTCGCAGTGATGGTAAGCGAGGGAAAACCCATATCAAACTCTATGGCTGAGTTTCCTGCAGTTTTTCCAGAGTTTGTAATTAATTTGGTTAGAGTGGGTGAAGAAACGGGTAATCTTGACGTTTCTCTTATAAGGGCTGCGGATTATTACGAGAAGATGGCAATGATAAAGAGCAAGATAAAGAGTGCAGCCTTTTATCCTACCTTTGTGGTTATAGTAGCCACCGCCATAGTTACGGGTATACTCTATTTTCTTGTGCCCACCTTTGCAGAGATTTATGCCTCTTTTGGTGGTGAACTTCCCGCTCCTACCCAAATGCTTATCGCCGCCTCTAACACCCTTAGGTCAAACCTTATCTTTATACTTGGTTTCATAGTAGCTTTTTCTTTCATATTTAGATTTTTACTCAACAATAGCTACCAGTTTAGAAAATCTGTGCATTCCTTTATGCTAAGAGCTCCAAAGATGGGTGAGCTTATGATGAAAAGCACCATGGCAAAGTTTGCCAGAACTATGGCAACCCTTTTTTCAAGTGGTGTGGCTCTTGAAAGGGCTTTTGAGATAGCAGGTCAGGTAACGGGAAACGTAGTAATAAGGGAAGCTCTTGAGTCCGCAAAGAAGGGTGTTATAGAGGGTGAGCCTATGCACAAGGCTCTTGAAAAAACTGGCATGTTCCCAAAACTTATAATAGCCATGGTGAGGGTAGGTGAGGATACGGGTAGGCTTGATGATATGTTAGATACTATAGCGAGATTCTATGAAGACGAGTTTGATAAGGCTGTGGAAGGAATGATAAAGCTAATAGAACCAATGCTCATAGTCTTCATAGGCGGTATAGTGGGAGCTATACTCATAGCCCTATACATGCCTATATTCAAGATGGGTGAGTTGATAAGGTGAGCCTTGGAGTTTATAATTATTAGCTTATGGCTCTGAGTGTAGGAATTGTAGGATTGCCTAATGTAGGAAAATCTACCTTGTTTAACGCCCTAATACAGTCCGCAAAGGCGACCGCTGCAAACTATCCCTTTTGCACTATAGAGCCAAACGTGGGCACGGTGGAAGTGCCAGACAAGAGGCTCTACCACATTGCAGAGCTTGAAAGGTCAAGGAAGATAACGCCTACTTTCATAGAGTTTGTGGATATAGCCGGACTTGTAAGAAACGCCAGCAAGGGAGAAGGTCTTGGAAATCAGTTCCTTGCCCATATAAGGGAAGTGGATGCAATTGCTATGGTGTTAAGGTGCTTTGAAAACCCTGACGTGGTTCATGTGGAAGGCAGTGTTGACCCCATAAGGGATGCTCAGATAATAGACCTTGAGCTTATAGCAAAGGACTTGGAGACGGTAGACAAAAGGCTTGAGAAGGTGGAAAAGATGGCAAGGCTGGGAGACAAAAAGGCAAAGGAAGAGTTGGAAATGCTAAAAGCCATAAAGGCGGTTTTGGAAAATATGGAGCCTCTTAGAAAACACATAAAGGACCTTGGCTCAGAGGTCTTTGAGTATGCCAAAAGGAATCTTTTTCTCCTCACCACCAAGCCTCTTATGTATGTGGCAAATGTGAGCGAGGCAGACCTGCCAGAGGGCAATCAACTAAGTAAGAGGGTCTTTCAATACGCACAAGAGGAAGGCTCTCCTGCGGTATTGATATGTGCAAAACTTGAAGAGGAGCTTATTGGTCTTGAAAAGGAAGAAAAAGAAGAGCTTCTTAGGTCTTATGGGCTTGAAGAGCCAGGGCTTAACAAACTTATAAGGTCTGCTTACTCACTCCTTGAGCTTATAACTTTTTTCACTGCAGGAGAAAAGGAGACAAGGGCGTGGACTGTAAAAAGAGGCACAAAAGCACCACAAGCTGCGGGTAAAATACACTCAGACTTTGAAAGGGGCTTTATCGCTGCGGAGGTGATAAACTACGAGGACTATGTAAAGGTTGGCTCTATGACTAAGGCTAAAGAGCTTGGTCTTGTAAGGCTTGAAGGGAAAGAGTATGAAGTCAAAGATGGCGATATTATCTATTTTAGGTTTAACGTTTAGGCTTATATTTTAAACTCATGTATAGAGACCTTGACGCACAGACCAGAGAAGACCTGAGGCTCTATTTTCAGGACAGAGACTACATGGTGGTTTCCGTGCCAAAGGATGAGCTTATAAGGGTTTATACCCTGCAGGCAAACCATGCAGTGGCGGTTGCCAAGAGAATACATGACTTGGAAGGGCAAGGGGCGGAGCTTATGGGCTATGCCATAATGTCCGCTTTACTTTTGACATCCCTTGTGAAACATGCAACAGAACAAAAGGTGCTTTTTAAGGTGCAAACAGATTATGGAGTTGTAGTCTCAGAGGCGGACGGAAAGGGAAGGGTGAGAGGTTTTATAGAAGGCGACCCACAAGAAGGTTGGGTTTCTGGAGTTTTAACCGTAGTAAAAGAGCTAAGGCTTGGCGTGCCTTACACGAGCATAGTCCCAGTGGTTGGTAGAAACCTAAAGGAGGCTCTTTCCTTTTACTTTGAACAATCAGAACAAACAAAAACCTATTTGGATATGCATTTGGAGTTTACTCCTGCAGGAGTCCAGGCAAAGGCTTATCTTGTGCAAGTGCTTTCTGGAGTTTCTCAAAGGAGCATTGACCTTATAGAGGAAAACCTAAGAAACCTCTCCTTTTTTGAAAAGAGACCAGAAGACATAGCTCTTGATATACTAAAGGGTATGGAACCAAGGCTTATAGGTCTTAAGGAAATAGAATACTACTGTCCCTGTAGTGAGGAAATAGCTCGTGCAAGTCTTATGCTCTTGCAGGAGGAGGAGCTCCAAGATATACTAAGCGAAGGACCTGCACAGGTAGTTTGTAAGTTTTGCAAGAGAGTTTATCGCTTCAGCAGGGAACAGCTTATGCTATAATTTTTCTATAAGACCGCACCTTTCCCCTTTGGGTTGACCCGAAAGGGTTTTGGGAAAGGGTGGCAAAACCCAAGGAGGTTAAGATGGCTGTAGTTTCTATGAGAGACCTTTTGGAAGCAGGTGTGCACTTTGGACACTCAAAGGGCAGGTGGAACCCTAAGATGGCACCCTATCTATACGGCGTGCGTAATGGTATACACATCATAGACCTCAACAAGACCGTTGTATTCCTTGAACAAGCCTATCACTTTATAGCGGACAGTGTGGCACAGGGTGCGGAAGTGCTCTTTGTAGGCACAAAAAAGCAGGCAAAGGATGTGATAAAGGAAGAGGCGGAAAGAGCCGGTGTGCCATATGTGAACGAAAGATGGGTTGGAGGACTTCTTACCAACTTTAGGACTGTGCGTAAGAGCATCCTCAAGCTCCATACCCTTGAGAGGATGGAAGCGGAAGGTGTCTTTGACGTGCTTCCCAAAAAGGAGGTAAGAGGACTAAAGAGAAAAATGGAAAGGCTTAGAAAGCTCTACGGTGGTATAGTAAACATGGAAAGGCTACCCAACATTATCTGGGTTGTGGACACAGTAAGAGAAGCCATAGCGGTCCAAGAGGCTAAAAAACTGGGTATAACAGTGGTAGCCATTGCGGACTCTAACTGCGACCCAGACCTGATAGATTACCCCGTGCCAGGAAACGACGATGCTATAAAGTCTATAAAGCTACTTACCTCAAAGATAGCGGACGCGGTCATTGAAGGCAAGCGGAGAAGAGAAAGTCTTGGAGAGGTGGCGATTGAAGTGCCAAGGAGAAGAGTCATTACCGTTGAAGAAGAGGAAAAGGTGCTCTTTGAGAGGGCAATGGAAATGTCCGAGAAGTACGAATACATTGACAAAGACGCACAGGAGGAATAAGTATGATAAGCGCGGAAATGGTAAAGACACTGAGAGAGATGACCGGGGCAGGTATGTTAGACTGCAAGAAGGCTTTGGAAGAAGCTGGGGGTGATATAGAAAAGGCGAAGGAAATACTCAGAATAAGAGGTCTTGCCAAAGCGGACAAGAAAGCAGGAAGGGAAACAAAAGAGGGCATAATCTACGCCTATGTGTCAGAAGATAGAAAAACAGGAGTGCTAATAGAGCTAAACTGTGAGACGGACTTTGTGGCAAGAAATGAAAAGTTTGTGGAGCTTGCCCTAAACATAGCAAAGCATATAGCAAGCGTCCCAGAAAACAAGGATAGGTCAGGCACCGGTGAAGATATCGCAGGTCAAGCCTATGCACAAGACACAAGCATAAGCGTAGGAGACCTCATAAAGTCCGCTATAGCCCAAATAGGAGAAAACATACAGCTAAGAAGGTTTGTAAGATACGATACTGAAGGTTTTGTACATACCTATGTGCACGGTATAGGAAAGGTAGGCGTGCTTATAGACTACCTTGCTCCAGAGCTTAACGACAATACACTCAGAGTGGTCCACGATGTGGCACTTCAGATAGCTGCTATGAAGCCTGAGTTTGTAAGCATAGAAAGTGTTGACCCAGCAGTCCTTGAAAGAGAAAAGAGAATTCTCACAGAACAAGCAAGACAGGAAGGTAAGCCAGAAAACATTATAGAAAAGGTGGTGGAAGGTAGGCTCAGAAAGTTTTATCAAGAGAAGGTGCTCTTAGAGCAGGCTTTCATAAAGGAAGAGAAGAAAACCGTGGGACAATACATAAAGGAAAGCCAAACGGGTGTGGAAATAAGACGTTTTGTAAGGTTTGAAGTAGGTGGTGTCTGATGGATGAAGCACCTGTATATAAGAGGGTGCTTTTAAAGCTGTCTGGAGAAGCCTTCGCTGGCGAGCAAGAGTTTGGCATAGACCCAAAGTTTCTTGAATACATAAGCCTTGAAATAAAGAGTCTTGTGGACGTGGGGGTCCAAACTGCAATAGTGATAGGTGGTGGCAATATCTTTAGAGGTATAGAGGGGCTTGAGATAGGTATAGATAGGGCAACGGGCGATTATATGGGTATGTTGGCAACGGTTATAAACGCCCTTGCCTTGCAATCCGCACTTGAGAGGATAGCACAAATTCCCACGAGGGTCTTGTCAGCCATTGAAATGAGACAAATTGCAGAGCCTTACATAAGAAGGAGGGCTATAAGGCATTTAGAAAAGGGTCGTGTGGTAATATTCGCTGCAGGGACAGGCAATCCCTTTTTCTCCACAGACACTGCGGGTGCTCTCAGAGCCATAGAGATAGGTGCAGACCTTCTTATAAAGGCTACAAAGGTGGACGGCATATACACCGATGACCCACTTAAAAACCCCAACGCAGAGTTTATCCAAGAAATAGCCTATCTTGAAGCCATAAATAGAGGTCTTAGGGTTATGGACTATACCGCTATGACCCTCTGTAAGGAAAACAAGCTACCCATATTGGTGCTTAACATAAAAAAGCCAGGAAATCTGCTGAGGGCTGTAATGGGTGAAAGGGTTGGGTCTTTGGTGAGGTAGCATGGGAGATTTGGTAAAAGAGGTATTTCAAGAAGATGTATATAGGGTAAAGCTCAGAAAAAAGCTACCTTATATCTTCAAGATAATAGATTTAGAGTTCTCAAGAGGTGGGCATGTAGGTATGGAAGTAGGAGTTTTTAGAGAAAGAGTAATAGTTTCCTTTTTTATGCACGTGTTTGGCGAAGATAAGGTGATCCTTGACACCGCAAACAAAGCGGAGGTAGATTTAAGGATTGTAGGACATGACAACCCTATATCTATAAAAACTAAGACAGGTAGTGGTTTATCAGGTGTCAAACTAAAATGGACAGTTGATTGGAAAAAGGCGGAAGAGTTCTATGGCTCATATTTTCCTGCTTCTGATATGTTGTTTGTTCAAATAAACTGGAACAGACATGGTCTTTTTGCCTATATACCCTTAAACATACAAAAGCAAGTCTTTACTGAATTAGGTAAGGAAAGTTATCTAAAGCTACCGAGAAAAGGAACGAACCCGAGAGGTGTAGAGATAAGCACATTAGCACTAAAGGAATGCCTGAAAAGAACAGAGTATAAGTTAGATATACACTGGAAGGTGGATGAAAGTATCCTAAGCAAGTACAATCCTTACAAGCGGTGGATTGAGCTATGGGAAGAAGAATGAGAACAAAAACAAGCAGGTTTGGAAGCAGTGGGAGAATAGCTCACGACTCTTCGGATTTTTATCGCAGAAGGCTATATTCTGAATTTATACCCGTGGAGGTCCAAAAGGACCAGAAAGAAATTCCATTTCCTGACAACCTCAAAAATACTATCCTTTGCAAATCCTCAGAAGATATGTCAGAAATTCCTGACAATAGCGTTCATCTTATGATAACTTCACCTCCATACAACGTGGGCAAAGAATACGATATGGATATGAGTTTTACAGAATACAGAGAATTTCTTAAAAGGGTTTGGAAAGAAGTATATAGAGTTCTTGTTCCCGGTGGGAGGGCATGTATAAATGTGGCTAATCTTGGCAGAAAGCCTTACATTCCACTTCATGCCTTTATAATTCAGGACATGCTTGAGTTGGGTTTTTTAATGAGAGGTGAGATAATATGGGTAAAAGCTGGTGGTGGTGCACCATCAACTGCGTGGGGCACTTGGCTTAGTGCAAAGAATCCGGTAATAAGGGATGAGCACGAATACATTCTTGTCTTCTCAAAGGGCAGTTTTGAAAGAAAAAGCACGGGGCAAAGCACTATAAGCAGAGAGGAGTTCTTGACTTTTACGAAAAGCGTGTGGTATATGAAAAGCGAAAGTGCTAAGAAGGTGGGACATCCAGCAGTTTTCCCTATAGAGCTTCCCTATAGGCTAATTCAGTTGTATACCTTTAAACATGATATAGTGCTTGACCCTTTTATGGGTAGTGGTCAAACCGCGATAGCAAGTTTGATGTGTGATAGATATTACATTGGTTACGAGATAAACCCTGAATATGTGGAGCTTGCAAACAGAAGAATACAAAAATACACAGAAGGAGGTCAGCCATGATAGAGGATATTTTTAGAAGTGCGGAAGAGGATATGAAAAAGGCGGTAAACTACTTTAAGAACGAAATAGCTGGGCTTAGGACGGGTAGGGCAAGCACATCCCTTGTTGAAGAGCTAAAGGTAGAATATTACGGTTCAAAGATTCCTCTCAAACAGCTTGGAAGCATTAGTGTGAGCGATGTAAACCAGCTAACCATTCAGCTTTGGGATGTAAATGCGGTCTCAAGTGTGGAAAAGGCAATAATGGAAAGTCTAAACCTCACACCTCAAACACAGGGTAATGTAATAAGAATAACCTTGCCACCTCTCACAGAAGAAAGAAGAAGGGAGCTTGTGAGGATGCTCCATAAAATGGCAGAGGAGGCAAGGGTGGCGGTTAGAAACATAAGAAGAGACGCAAAGGAAATGCTTGAAGACCTTGAGGGTGTTTCTGAAGATGAGATAAAGAGGGCTTTAGAAAGGCTTCAAAAGCTCACAGACAAATACATAGAGGAGATAAACTCCCTTGCAGAGGCTAAGGAGAAGGAGATAATGGGAGGATGAGGCTTTTTTCCAACCTTTAGCCCGAGAAACACAAAAACCTCAAGTAGAGGTGTTTGAAGGACAACTGCCGTCTTCCCGATTAACGGTTAACAAGGA
This window of the Aquificaceae bacterium genome carries:
- the proC gene encoding pyrroline-5-carboxylate reductase, coding for MVLGIIGYGNMGESFAKALKGHVEVLVYDVSEEKRSKALSEGFGVASDLEFLLRNSHWLLVAVKPKDVERLLESLRGKLDRKVLISLVAGLSLEKIKELSETSRVIRLMPNINALVGKAVIAFVCGEAIEESEREKFISLFSHCGSLYELEESLFDAFTALAGSGPAFVFSFIHALSLAGVLEGFSYEKAKAIAIDMVLGSCELLKKLGGNPEEWITRVASPGGTTIEGIKVLEERGFKGIIMECVRRTSEKAKKL
- a CDS encoding proline--tRNA ligase, producing the protein MRWSRYFWYTSKEDPADTEAPSHKLLLKAGFIKQVSAGIYELTPPGVRVLRKIENIVRKEMDRSGAQEVLLTVLNPAELWKETGRWDLYGRELFTLKDRNGREYCLGPTHEEEITDLVRSFVNSYRQLPVVLYQIQVKFRDEKRPRFGLIRGREFIMKDAYSFDPDEFSAMMSYESMKFAYDRIFKKLRLKTLLVEASVGAIGGISSHEFVALTPYGEARVAYCESCGYGANAEIVRLSKPQEEEEEPLPLKEVHTPNTDTIEKLSSFLGVPARKIVKAVLYMVNGKEPVMFLIRGDRNIDENKVEAVLGTENFRLAEEEEVKNLLKTSKGFIGPFNLPPQIKVYWDNSTYGLKNVVIAFNKPDYHYINANPGRDFQYGEFVDVCQVEEGDPCPKCGSPLKVSKGLELGHIFLLGTRYSEPMRAYYTDPTGQEKPIIMGCYGIGISRCISAIVEQYHDEKGIKWPTSVAPFELDIICINMEDQEQKAVAENLYMLAQEHGIETIYDDRDQSPGFKFADADLCGFPYRIVVGRKVKEGKVELQNRHTGERWDVEIDKAVETVRDLVNRDKNLP
- a CDS encoding type II secretion system F family protein; amino-acid sequence: MPRFKYRAFDDTGNFVESEVNYPSQEALIADLQQRGLSIIEVVAVDKEEVKRGLTFKLPIGGRVSDRDLSIFCRQLGTMINAGLSIVDALNILGDQLPNKKLAEASKKVAVMVSEGKPISNSMAEFPAVFPEFVINLVRVGEETGNLDVSLIRAADYYEKMAMIKSKIKSAAFYPTFVVIVATAIVTGILYFLVPTFAEIYASFGGELPAPTQMLIAASNTLRSNLIFILGFIVAFSFIFRFLLNNSYQFRKSVHSFMLRAPKMGELMMKSTMAKFARTMATLFSSGVALERAFEIAGQVTGNVVIREALESAKKGVIEGEPMHKALEKTGMFPKLIIAMVRVGEDTGRLDDMLDTIARFYEDEFDKAVEGMIKLIEPMLIVFIGGIVGAILIALYMPIFKMGELIR
- the ychF gene encoding redox-regulated ATPase YchF; amino-acid sequence: MALSVGIVGLPNVGKSTLFNALIQSAKATAANYPFCTIEPNVGTVEVPDKRLYHIAELERSRKITPTFIEFVDIAGLVRNASKGEGLGNQFLAHIREVDAIAMVLRCFENPDVVHVEGSVDPIRDAQIIDLELIAKDLETVDKRLEKVEKMARLGDKKAKEELEMLKAIKAVLENMEPLRKHIKDLGSEVFEYAKRNLFLLTTKPLMYVANVSEADLPEGNQLSKRVFQYAQEEGSPAVLICAKLEEELIGLEKEEKEELLRSYGLEEPGLNKLIRSAYSLLELITFFTAGEKETRAWTVKRGTKAPQAAGKIHSDFERGFIAAEVINYEDYVKVGSMTKAKELGLVRLEGKEYEVKDGDIIYFRFNV
- a CDS encoding Hsp33 family molecular chaperone HslO translates to MYRDLDAQTREDLRLYFQDRDYMVVSVPKDELIRVYTLQANHAVAVAKRIHDLEGQGAELMGYAIMSALLLTSLVKHATEQKVLFKVQTDYGVVVSEADGKGRVRGFIEGDPQEGWVSGVLTVVKELRLGVPYTSIVPVVGRNLKEALSFYFEQSEQTKTYLDMHLEFTPAGVQAKAYLVQVLSGVSQRSIDLIEENLRNLSFFEKRPEDIALDILKGMEPRLIGLKEIEYYCPCSEEIARASLMLLQEEELQDILSEGPAQVVCKFCKRVYRFSREQLML
- the rpsB gene encoding 30S ribosomal protein S2, with the translated sequence MAVVSMRDLLEAGVHFGHSKGRWNPKMAPYLYGVRNGIHIIDLNKTVVFLEQAYHFIADSVAQGAEVLFVGTKKQAKDVIKEEAERAGVPYVNERWVGGLLTNFRTVRKSILKLHTLERMEAEGVFDVLPKKEVRGLKRKMERLRKLYGGIVNMERLPNIIWVVDTVREAIAVQEAKKLGITVVAIADSNCDPDLIDYPVPGNDDAIKSIKLLTSKIADAVIEGKRRRESLGEVAIEVPRRRVITVEEEEKVLFERAMEMSEKYEYIDKDAQEE
- the tsf gene encoding translation elongation factor Ts translates to MISAEMVKTLREMTGAGMLDCKKALEEAGGDIEKAKEILRIRGLAKADKKAGRETKEGIIYAYVSEDRKTGVLIELNCETDFVARNEKFVELALNIAKHIASVPENKDRSGTGEDIAGQAYAQDTSISVGDLIKSAIAQIGENIQLRRFVRYDTEGFVHTYVHGIGKVGVLIDYLAPELNDNTLRVVHDVALQIAAMKPEFVSIESVDPAVLEREKRILTEQARQEGKPENIIEKVVEGRLRKFYQEKVLLEQAFIKEEKKTVGQYIKESQTGVEIRRFVRFEVGGV
- the pyrH gene encoding UMP kinase; the protein is MDEAPVYKRVLLKLSGEAFAGEQEFGIDPKFLEYISLEIKSLVDVGVQTAIVIGGGNIFRGIEGLEIGIDRATGDYMGMLATVINALALQSALERIAQIPTRVLSAIEMRQIAEPYIRRRAIRHLEKGRVVIFAAGTGNPFFSTDTAGALRAIEIGADLLIKATKVDGIYTDDPLKNPNAEFIQEIAYLEAINRGLRVMDYTAMTLCKENKLPILVLNIKKPGNLLRAVMGERVGSLVR
- a CDS encoding ThaI family type II restriction endonuclease, with amino-acid sequence MGDLVKEVFQEDVYRVKLRKKLPYIFKIIDLEFSRGGHVGMEVGVFRERVIVSFFMHVFGEDKVILDTANKAEVDLRIVGHDNPISIKTKTGSGLSGVKLKWTVDWKKAEEFYGSYFPASDMLFVQINWNRHGLFAYIPLNIQKQVFTELGKESYLKLPRKGTNPRGVEISTLALKECLKRTEYKLDIHWKVDESILSKYNPYKRWIELWEEE
- a CDS encoding site-specific DNA-methyltransferase, producing the protein MRTKTSRFGSSGRIAHDSSDFYRRRLYSEFIPVEVQKDQKEIPFPDNLKNTILCKSSEDMSEIPDNSVHLMITSPPYNVGKEYDMDMSFTEYREFLKRVWKEVYRVLVPGGRACINVANLGRKPYIPLHAFIIQDMLELGFLMRGEIIWVKAGGGAPSTAWGTWLSAKNPVIRDEHEYILVFSKGSFERKSTGQSTISREEFLTFTKSVWYMKSESAKKVGHPAVFPIELPYRLIQLYTFKHDIVLDPFMGSGQTAIASLMCDRYYIGYEINPEYVELANRRIQKYTEGGQP
- the frr gene encoding ribosome recycling factor, which encodes MIEDIFRSAEEDMKKAVNYFKNEIAGLRTGRASTSLVEELKVEYYGSKIPLKQLGSISVSDVNQLTIQLWDVNAVSSVEKAIMESLNLTPQTQGNVIRITLPPLTEERRRELVRMLHKMAEEARVAVRNIRRDAKEMLEDLEGVSEDEIKRALERLQKLTDKYIEEINSLAEAKEKEIMGG